A stretch of the Pedobacter sp. MC2016-14 genome encodes the following:
- a CDS encoding ABC transporter ATP-binding protein → MKTYFRLLSFAKPIEKFAIPYIITTLLAVLFGVLNLTLLSPLFGVMMSDEKTKQTSITKTAASNFDITGKFQEFVNHSMTANGPEKTLTYMCLVIVVSVLLSNIFKYFSQRTMEDLRVHTLLNLRKTVFNNVMNLHVGYFNNERKGDIIAKVSSDVQVVQFTVTNTLQVVFKEPLTLIFYIVALLSISVKLTLFSLMVIPVSAFIISKIVKRLKQQAKESHESFAKMIGFLDEALGAVKIIKAFNATERIKDKFHAENVFYSNLNRKMVRRQQLGSPVSEFLGVLMVTFIVWYGASLIMNKASDALTVGQFIAYIAIFSQVMRPAKALTDAFSGIHSGIAAGERVLDLIDTKPEMINKIGAEPLQTFNNALVFDNVSFSYGSKEVLKGINLTIQKGKTVALVGPSGGGKSTMMDLIPRFHDPLSGTIKIDGHDYRDLTIESIREQMGTVNQESLLFNDTIFNNIAFAKPEASEEEVIAAAKIANAHEFILHTESGYQTFVGDRGNRLSGGQKQRICIARAVLANPPIMLLDEATSALDTESEKLVQEALNNLMKNRTSIVIAHRLSTIQHADMIVVIDKGQVRETGSHQELMSNTSGLYKRLIDMQAFTD, encoded by the coding sequence ATGAAAACCTATTTCAGATTGTTGTCTTTCGCAAAGCCAATAGAAAAATTTGCGATACCTTATATCATCACTACCTTACTTGCTGTTCTTTTTGGCGTGTTAAACCTTACCTTGTTATCTCCATTATTTGGGGTAATGATGTCAGATGAAAAAACAAAACAAACCAGCATCACAAAAACTGCGGCTTCTAATTTTGACATCACAGGTAAATTTCAAGAGTTTGTAAATCACTCTATGACCGCAAACGGGCCGGAAAAAACCCTGACTTATATGTGCCTTGTCATTGTGGTTTCTGTGTTGCTCTCCAATATCTTCAAATACTTTTCTCAAAGAACCATGGAAGATTTGCGGGTACATACCTTGCTTAATCTTCGCAAAACGGTATTCAATAACGTCATGAACCTTCATGTAGGCTATTTTAACAATGAACGTAAAGGAGATATTATTGCTAAAGTTTCTTCTGATGTCCAGGTGGTTCAGTTTACGGTAACCAATACCCTACAAGTAGTTTTTAAGGAGCCCCTGACACTTATTTTTTACATTGTTGCTTTATTGTCCATCTCTGTAAAACTTACCTTATTTTCATTGATGGTCATTCCGGTTTCTGCATTTATCATTAGTAAAATCGTAAAAAGATTAAAACAGCAGGCCAAAGAATCCCATGAATCTTTCGCGAAAATGATTGGCTTTTTAGATGAAGCCCTTGGTGCGGTAAAAATCATCAAAGCATTTAACGCAACTGAAAGGATCAAAGATAAATTCCATGCTGAGAACGTTTTTTATTCCAATCTAAACCGCAAAATGGTAAGACGGCAACAGTTAGGCTCCCCGGTATCAGAATTTTTAGGCGTCTTAATGGTTACTTTTATCGTATGGTACGGTGCATCCCTGATTATGAATAAAGCATCCGATGCGCTGACTGTTGGACAGTTCATTGCTTATATCGCTATATTTTCGCAGGTAATGCGTCCGGCTAAAGCATTAACAGATGCATTTAGTGGGATTCATTCCGGTATCGCAGCTGGAGAACGTGTATTAGACCTGATTGATACCAAACCAGAAATGATCAATAAAATTGGGGCAGAACCATTGCAAACTTTCAATAATGCACTGGTTTTTGACAATGTATCATTTAGCTATGGTTCAAAAGAAGTGCTGAAAGGTATTAATTTAACCATTCAAAAAGGTAAAACTGTAGCATTGGTTGGCCCTTCAGGCGGTGGAAAAAGCACCATGATGGACCTGATCCCGCGCTTTCATGATCCTTTATCAGGTACCATTAAAATTGATGGGCATGACTATCGAGACTTAACTATAGAGAGCATCCGTGAACAAATGGGTACGGTAAACCAGGAATCTTTGTTATTTAACGATACCATATTTAACAACATTGCCTTTGCAAAACCAGAGGCGTCGGAAGAAGAAGTGATCGCTGCGGCCAAAATTGCCAATGCCCATGAGTTTATTCTGCATACGGAAAGTGGTTACCAAACTTTTGTAGGTGATAGAGGTAACCGCTTGTCCGGTGGCCAAAAACAAAGGATTTGTATCGCCAGAGCGGTTCTTGCCAACCCTCCAATTATGTTGCTGGATGAAGCAACCTCTGCTTTAGATACCGAATCTGAAAAGCTGGTACAGGAAGCACTTAATAACCTAATGAAAAACAGGACTTCCATTGTCATAGCCCACCGTTTGAGCACCATACAACATGCTGATATGATCGTGGTTATTGACAAAGGTCAGGTACGAGAAACAGGCAGTCACCAGGAACTGATGAGCAACACATCCGGATTGTACAAACGTTTAATTGATATGCAGGCCTTTACTGACTAA
- the rfaE2 gene encoding D-glycero-beta-D-manno-heptose 1-phosphate adenylyltransferase — protein sequence MIDSLEELAISKILHQDNLKQTIAKWKAEGQKIVFTNGCFDLLHIGHISYLLKAASLGDKLVIGLNSDASVKRLKGPSRPINLEANRALILAAMFFVDAVIQFEEDTPLTLITNVLPDVLVKGGDYVIENIVGAAEVQANGGDVRVVSFIDGHSSTALIEKISSGN from the coding sequence ATGATAGATAGTTTAGAGGAACTCGCAATATCAAAAATTTTGCACCAGGACAACCTTAAGCAAACCATTGCAAAATGGAAAGCAGAAGGACAAAAAATTGTTTTTACAAATGGGTGTTTTGATCTTTTGCACATTGGCCATATCAGTTATTTACTTAAGGCTGCCTCACTTGGCGACAAGCTTGTGATTGGATTAAACTCTGATGCTTCTGTAAAGCGTTTAAAGGGGCCGTCAAGGCCAATAAATCTGGAAGCTAACAGAGCATTGATATTGGCTGCCATGTTCTTTGTAGACGCTGTAATTCAGTTTGAAGAGGATACTCCTTTGACGCTGATAACTAATGTTTTGCCAGATGTTCTTGTAAAAGGAGGTGATTACGTTATTGAAAATATCGTAGGTGCTGCCGAAGTTCAAGCCAATGGAGGAGATGTTAGGGTAGTCAGTTTTATAGATGGACATTCCTCTACCGCACTAATTGAAAAGATTTCGTCTGGTAATTAG
- a CDS encoding D-sedoheptulose 7-phosphate isomerase, protein MTNQIKAIFKEHMEVANASTNGISEDISTACSIIVDCLKQGNKVLLFGNGGSAGDAQHIAAEFVGRFVKERRSLPAIALTTDTSAITAIGNDYGFEHIFKRQVEGLAVGGDVLIGISTSGNSANVIKALAYGAQLGCKTIGLTGRDGGKMNDCCDLNIVVPSDVTARIQEMHILIGHMICSVVDDSYE, encoded by the coding sequence ATGACAAATCAGATTAAGGCTATTTTTAAGGAGCATATGGAAGTTGCAAATGCTTCGACGAATGGTATTTCCGAGGATATCTCGACAGCCTGCTCAATTATCGTAGATTGTTTAAAACAGGGAAATAAAGTATTATTATTTGGCAATGGTGGCAGTGCTGGTGATGCGCAGCATATTGCAGCCGAGTTTGTAGGCCGTTTTGTAAAGGAACGTCGGTCGCTACCGGCAATTGCATTAACAACGGATACATCTGCCATTACAGCTATTGGGAATGACTACGGCTTTGAGCACATCTTTAAACGGCAGGTGGAAGGACTTGCTGTTGGCGGAGATGTTTTAATTGGTATTTCTACAAGTGGTAATAGCGCGAACGTTATTAAGGCTTTAGCATATGGAGCACAATTGGGTTGTAAAACAATTGGTTTGACTGGCCGAGATGGCGGAAAAATGAATGACTGTTGTGATTTGAATATCGTTGTCCCATCCGATGTTACTGCCAGGATCCAGGAAATGCACATTCTTATCGGGCACATGATTTGTAGTGTTGTAGATGATTCTTATGAATAA
- the rfaE1 gene encoding D-glycero-beta-D-manno-heptose-7-phosphate kinase — protein MDNKIIKVLVVGDVMIDHYIYGSCNRISPEAPVQVVEVGREEYTLGGAGNVLKNLVAFNCKVDLISVVGNDEQGKLVLQHLSDLGVAGDGLISDDTRCTTVKSRVLASNHHLIRLDRENITAIEKSIEDNVLEIFKNKIGDFDIVLVSDYNKGLLTKNLLLELFAISKAHGKTTLVDPKGLDFAKYNGVNVIKPNKKEAALATGISIKDEESLTAACAALKDITNCDEVIVTLSEDGIAYYVGNQLTLIPTKALDVIDVTGAGDTVLASLGVSLAAGKSLHSACDFANHAAAIVVSKVGSAVATYDEINNKFFDCN, from the coding sequence GTGGATAATAAGATAATTAAGGTGTTGGTGGTTGGTGACGTGATGATTGATCATTACATCTATGGAAGTTGTAATAGGATATCCCCGGAAGCACCAGTTCAGGTTGTTGAAGTTGGAAGGGAAGAATATACACTTGGAGGTGCCGGCAATGTTTTAAAAAATCTAGTTGCTTTTAATTGTAAAGTTGATCTTATTTCGGTTGTAGGAAATGATGAACAGGGGAAATTGGTTTTGCAACATCTATCTGATCTTGGTGTAGCGGGTGATGGACTGATATCAGATGATACCAGATGTACTACTGTTAAGTCTCGGGTTCTTGCTTCTAATCACCATCTCATACGATTGGATAGGGAGAACATAACCGCCATCGAAAAATCGATAGAAGATAATGTTCTCGAAATTTTCAAAAATAAGATAGGTGACTTCGACATTGTGCTTGTATCGGATTATAATAAAGGTTTGTTAACTAAAAATTTGTTGCTAGAATTATTCGCAATTAGCAAAGCCCATGGTAAAACGACGTTGGTGGACCCTAAAGGTTTGGATTTTGCAAAATATAATGGAGTTAATGTTATTAAACCTAACAAAAAGGAAGCAGCATTGGCGACCGGCATATCTATTAAGGATGAGGAAAGCCTTACTGCTGCTTGCGCAGCCTTAAAGGACATTACAAATTGCGATGAAGTAATTGTTACGCTGTCAGAAGATGGTATTGCCTACTATGTCGGTAACCAACTTACGTTGATACCTACTAAAGCGCTTGATGTAATAGATGTGACCGGCGCTGGAGATACTGTTTTGGCTTCTCTGGGTGTATCATTAGCCGCTGGCAAATCTTTGCATAGTGCGTGTGATTTTGCGAATCATGCTGCAGCTATTGTGGTTAGTAAGGTAGGTAGTGCTGTGGCCACTTATGATGAAATTAATAACAAATTTTTTGATTGTAACTAG
- a CDS encoding glycosyltransferase, producing the protein MFSLFKRISISYGITVCNEAKEIELLLSTLIPIIDKRDEIIVLQDVTHRNESVSAVLNNHRKNINIIETKLNGDFATFKNNFFKLAKGDFLFQIDADEVPQATLIKKIKPVLKKNKKSDCFLVPRVNVVNGYTDAHVKRWNWNINDKNYINFPDYQPRIVKLKAGIKWINKVHEVFTGYQCITELPSDDETFCLIHIKDIRRQEKQNSFYENLS; encoded by the coding sequence ATGTTCAGCCTCTTCAAAAGAATTTCTATATCTTACGGTATCACAGTTTGTAATGAAGCAAAAGAAATAGAACTTTTGCTTTCTACTCTTATCCCAATAATTGACAAAAGGGATGAAATTATTGTTTTACAAGACGTTACTCATAGAAACGAGTCTGTATCTGCTGTACTAAACAATCACAGAAAAAACATTAACATAATTGAGACCAAGCTAAATGGCGATTTTGCTACTTTCAAAAACAATTTTTTTAAGTTAGCCAAAGGAGACTTTCTATTCCAGATCGATGCGGATGAAGTCCCTCAGGCTACTTTAATAAAAAAGATTAAACCTGTGCTTAAGAAAAATAAGAAGAGCGACTGTTTTTTGGTGCCTAGAGTTAATGTCGTTAACGGTTATACAGATGCACATGTCAAACGGTGGAATTGGAACATAAACGATAAAAACTATATTAACTTTCCTGACTACCAACCCCGCATCGTAAAGTTAAAGGCTGGAATAAAATGGATAAATAAAGTTCACGAAGTCTTTACCGGATACCAATGCATCACAGAACTGCCCTCTGATGATGAAACATTCTGTCTGATACACATAAAAGATATTCGAAGACAGGAAAAACAAAATTCATTTTATGAAAATCTGTCCTGA